In Thermus aquaticus, the sequence GCCGAGCTCGCCGCCTACACCCGCTACGCCACCTCGGTGGCCCAGGCCATCCCCCTCTTACCCGAGGAGATGCGCCAAGACCCCGCCGTCTTCCCCCCGGAGGAGGTGCGGGCCAGGCTGGAGTACCTGAAGGACCTGGGTCCCGAGATCGCCCTTTACGACCGGGTCTGGACCGAGGTCAAGGCCCGCTAAAGGCTGAGGAGGAGGCCAGGGCCTATACTGGGCCTATGAAACGCCTTCTTCCCCTTCTCCTCCTCTTCCTGCCTGCCCTGGCCCAGGGGCCGGAGGCCCTCTGGGCCAAGACCTGCGCCCAGTGCCACGGGGAAAAGGCCCAGGGGGTGAGGCCCTACCCGGGCCTGGGGGAGGCGGCTTCCCTCTTGGCTACGCCAGAAGGGCGGCGGTACCTGATCCTGGTGGTCCTCTACGGCAAGAAGGGAGCCTCGGGGCTCATGCCCGGCTTCGCCCAGCTCAAGGACGAGGAGCTCGCCGCCCTCCTAAACCACCTAATGGCCCTTCTGAAGGCCAAGGGGGAGCCCTTCAAGCCCGAGGAAATCAAAAAGGAGCGGGGCCAGAACCTGGCCCCAGACCAGATCAAAAGGCCCTAGGTGGACCTTCCGCCCCCATGCCAGCGTGGGGCGTTTCCAGCACCGCGCCCTCGTCGGCCTGGGCCACCAGGGCGGCGTAGCGGGCGAACACGCCGTGGCGGAAGGCGGGGGGGCGTGGCTTCCAGCTTTCCTTCCGCCTCGCAAGCTCCTCCTCGGGGAGGAGGACCTCCAGGAGGCGGTTTTCCACGTCTATGCGCACCCGGTCCCCCTCCTTGAGGAGGGCGATGGGCCCGCCCACAAAGGCCTCGGGGGCGATGTGCCCCACCATGAGGCCCCGGGTGCCCCCGGAGAAGCGCCCGTCGGTGAGGAGGGCCACCTCGGGGCCCAGGCCCTCGCCCACGATGGCGCTGGTCACCGAGAGCATCTCCGGCATGCCAGGGGCCCCCTTGGGCCCCACGTAGCGGATGACCACCACGTCCCCGGGGCGGATCTCCTTGGCCAGGACCTTGGCCATGGCCTCCTCCTCGGAGTCAAACACCCGGGCCGGGCCCTCAAAGTAGGTGCGCTCCGTGCCCGCAAGCTTCAAGACCGCTCCCCTCGGGGCCAGGTTCCCCCGGAGGACCACGAGCCCGCCCTGGGGCTTCAGGGCCCGCTCCACGGGGAAGACCACCTTTTGCCCTTCGGCCTCCCTGAAGGCCTGTTCCACCTCCTCCGCCAGGGTGCGCCCGGTGAGGGTCTTCTCCTCGCCAAAGAGGAGGCCCGCCTCCAGGAGCCTTTTGAAGACCAGGGGCGTGCCCCCCGCTTCATAAAGCTCCCAGGCGGTGTAGGTACCCCAGGGCCGGAGGTCGGCGATGACGGGGGTCTTGCGGGAGACCCGGTCAAAGTCGTCCAGGCTGAGCTCCACCCCCACCTCCTTGGCCATGGCCAGAAGGTGCAGCACGGCGTTGGTGCTGCCGCCCGTGGCGGCCACGGCGGCGATGGCGTTCAGGAAGCTCCTCCGGGTGAGGAAGTCTTGGGGCTTCCAGTCGTGCTCTATGGCCCAGGCCAGGATCCTTCCCGCCTCTTTGGTGGTCCTGGGCTTTTCCGGGTGGACGGCGGGGATGGCGTTGTAGCCCATGGGGGAGAGGCCCAGGACCTCGAGGGCCATGGCCATGGTGTTGGCCGTGTACTGCCCCCCGCAGGCCCCGGGGCCGGGGATGGCCCGGCGCTCAATCTCCAAAAGCTCCTCGTCGGTGATCCTGCCCGCCGCCCGCTGGCCCACGGCCTCAAAGACCTCCACGATGGTGAGCTTGCGGCCCCGCCACTCCCCGGGGGCGATGGTCCCCCCGTAGAGGACCATGCCGGGGACCCCGCTCCTGATGACCCCCATGGCGCCGCCGGGGATGGTCTTGTCGCAGGCGGAGAGGACCGCCATGCCGTCGTAGAGGTAGCCCTGGGCGACGAGCTCAATGCTATCGGCGATGACCTCGCGGCTTACGAGGCTCGCCCGCATCCCCGGGGTGCCCATGCTGATGCCGTCGGAGATGGCGGGGGCCCCGAACTCAAAGGGGAAGACCCCGGCCTCCCTGAGCCCCGCTTTCAGGTCCAGGGCCAGCTCCCTCAGGTGGTAGTTGCAGGGCATCCCGTCGGTGAAGGTGTTGACCACCCCCACGAAGGGCCTCCCAAAGTCCTCGTCCCCCACGCCCACCGCCCGGAGCATGCTCCGGGCCGGGGCCTGCTGTAAGCCTTTCTTGATCCGATCCGACCTCATGCGTCCCTCCACGTGGCGATCTTGCCGTGAAAGGCCCTGGCCCTGGGCAGGAGCCGGACCAGGGCCCTCGCCGCCTCCTCGGGGGTGAGCAGGCGGCCTTCCTCCCGGTAGCCGCGGAAGACCCGCTGGAGCACGGGGGCCCCGCCCCCTTGGGCTTCCCGGGCCGCCTTCTGCATGTCCGTCTCCACCACCCCCGGGCGGTAGACGAAGCAGGTGACCTCCGGGGCCTCGGCGGCGAGTTGCTTCGCCAGGTGCTCCTCCGCCGCCTTGGCCACGGCGTAGGCCCCGATGCCGGGCAGGTTGGTCTCGGCTGCGCCCGAGCCCAGATAGACCGCCAGGCCCTCGCCCCTTTGGAGGAGGTGGGGGTAGGCGAAGCGGGCCAGCTGGTAGCCGGCGATCAGGTTGGCCTCGAGGACCTCCATAAAGAGGCTCTCCGCCAACTCAAAGAGGAGGGGCCCCGGGTGGAGGACCCCGGCGTTGTGGATGAAGCCGGCGAAGTTGCCCAGCTCCAGGGCCTTCGCCACCAGGGCCTCGGCCACCTCCGCCTTCCCGGCGCTCCCCGGGACCATCTCCGCCCTGGCCCCCAAGGCGCGCACCTCCTCCAGCGCCGCCAAAAGCGGGGCCTCCCGCCTGGCGTTCAGGACCAGGTTGTAGCCCGCCTTGGCCAGCTCCAGGGCCAGGGCCTTCCCGATGCCCCGGCTGGCCCCGGTGAGGACCAGGGTCTTCCTCATAGGAGCGCCTCCACGGGCACCGCCACGCCCATGAACTCCAGGACCTCCCCCGGGCCCAGGGCCTCCACCTCCCCGTAGGCCTCCCCCTGGGGCTTCCGGTGGACCAGGACCCGCCCGCCCTCTAGGTCCACCACCCAGACCTCGGGCACCCCTGCCCTGGCGTAGAGGGGGAGCTTGGTGCCCAGGTCGTAGCGGAGGGTGGTGTCCGCCACCTCCACCACCAAAAGGGCATCGGAGGCCTCGGGTAGTCGCTCTTCATAGAAGTCGGGGCGGGGCTTCAAGAGGGCCAGATCGGGGTAGAGCTCGGATTCACCCACCACCAGGGGGTTTTGGGGCGAGATAAGGGCTTTTCCAGACTGGAGCAAAGGCAGGAGGAGGGCGAGGAGCCGGTTGACCTTGGCCGCGTGCCGCTTCCCTATAGGGCTCATTTCTACCAGTTCTCCTTCCACCAGCTCCAGCCTCAGGTCCTCGGGAAATACCCCGGCCTCCACCATGCGGTGAAACTCCTCCAGGGAGATCTTGTGGCGGGTCACGGTAGGACCTCCTTGACGGGCACCTTCAGGGAGAGGACCTCAAGCTCCCCGTCCTCGAGGACCCTGGCTTCCTGGTAGGCTTCCCCCTTGGGGTTCCGAAAGACGTGCACCCTGTCCCGCACCAGGTCCACCACAAGGACCTCCGGTATCCCGGCTTGGGCGTAGAGGGGGAGCTTCACCTTGAGGTCGTGGTCCAGGCTGGTCTCGGCCACCTCCACCACCAGGAGGGCGTCCTTGGCCTCGGGCAGGCGGTTGCGGTACCGGGTCCTCGGGGGCTGGAGGAGGGCGAGGTCGGGATAGACCTCGGTGTCCGGGAAAAGCACGAGGGGGTTTTGCACCGAGAGCACACCTTGATCCCGTAGGGCGCTCAAGAGGTCCACGAGGGTGTTCAGGACGTACGCATGCCGCTTCCCAATGGGGCTCAGCTCCACCACCTCCCCCCGGATGAGCTCCACCCGATCGTCCTCGGAGAGGATCCCCGCCTCGGCCATGCGGTGGAAGTCCTCGGCGCTGAAGCGGTGCCGGATCATACCCCCATCTTAATACCCTTGTTTCCTGTTTCCTTCGGCCCACCCTGGTAACTTCCCCAGGAACCTTTTGCCGGGGCCCCCATGCTGGCGCAAGCCAGCATGGGGTGGTGTTACAGGTGCCGCAGAACCTCCTCCGTGAAGGCCTGGGTTCCGGCGCTCCCCCCCAGGTCGGGCGGGGGGGTTTCCCGGAGGGCCTTGGCCACGGCGGCCTCCACCCGCCTCGCCAGCTCCACCAGGCCGAAGGCGTGCTCCAGCATCATGGCGGCGGAGAGGATGGCGGCCGTGGGGTTGGCGATGCCCTTGCCGGCGATGTCGGGGGCCGAGCCGTGCACGGGCTCAAAGACCGGGGTGCCCCGCCCTAAGGAGGCCGAGGGGAGGAGGCCCAAGGAGCCCGGGAGGACGCTGGCCAGGTCCGAGAGGATGTCGCCGAAGATGTTGCCGGTGACCACCACGTCAAAGCGGGCGGGGTTCTTCACCAGGTGCATGGCCATGGCGTCCACGTACTGGTGATCGAGGGCCACGTCGGGGTAGCCCTTGTGGACCTCCTCCACGGTCTTCCGCCAGAACTCCCCCACCTCCAGCACGTTGGCCTTGTCCACGCTGGTCAGGTGCCTTCTGCGCTTCCTGGCCGCCTCAAAGGCCACCTTGGCCACCCGCTCCACCTCGGGTTTGGAGTAGCGCTCGGTGTTCCAGGCCTCGGCCTCCGACATCCCCCTGGGCTCCCCGAAGTAGATCCCCCCGGTGAGCTCCCGCACGATCAGCACGTCCACCCCCCGGGCGATCTCCTCCTTGAGGGGGGAAAGCCTCTCCAGCCCGGGGAAGACCTTGGCCGGGCGCAGGTTGGCGAAGAGGTCCTGGCTCTTTCTGAGGGCGAGGAGCCCCGACTCGGGCCGGATCTTGCGGGGAAGGGCGTCCCACTTGGGTCCCCCCACGCTTCCCAAAAGCACCGCCTCCGCCGCCTCCACCCCCTTTCGGGTCACCTCCGGGAAGGGCTCCCCGTACCCGTCTATGGCGGCGCCCCCGAAGGGGAAGGTCTCGTAGGTGAGGCCAAGGCCCTCCCGCTCGTCCAGGGCCTTAAGGACCCTGAGGGCCGCCTCCGTGACCTCGGGGCCGATGCCGTCCCCGGGCAGGACCGCTACCCTCATGGGGCCTCCTTGGGGTAGGGGAGCTTGCGGTCAAACTCGTCCAAAAGCTCCCCGGCCTCCAGAAGCTCGCCGATGGGGTCCCAAAGCCCCTCCACCAAAGCCTCCCGGGCCTCCTCCCGGATGAAGAGGGGGGCGGTGCGGCCCCCGAAGCGGACCTCCTTGTTGACCAGGTCAATCTCCACCTCCAGCTCGGGGTTGGCCTCCACGGCCTGGAAGAGGGCCGCCAGGTCTTCGGGGGCCATGGTCACGGCGGGAAGGCCGATGGCGATGGCGTTGCCGAAGAAGATCTCGGCGAAGCTCTCGCCGATGATGGCCCTGAAGCCCGCCCGCTTGATGGCCTGGGGGGCGTGCTCCCGGCTGGAACCGGAGCCGAAGCCCGACTCCACCAGGAGGATGGTGGCCCCCCCGTAGCGGGGGTCGTTCAGGGGGTGAGGCTTGGGGTTGCCCGCCTCGTCAAAGCGCTCGTCGTAAAAGAGGTACTGGCCCAGCCCCTCAAAGGTGATGCTCTTCATGAAGCGGGCGGGGATGATGCGGTCGGTGTCTATGTCCTCGCCCCTGATGGGCACGGCGCGACCCTTGATGACGGTGAACTTCTCCAGCATGGCTCACCTCCCGATGCCAAACACTTCCCGAGCGTCGGCGATCTCTCCGGTCACGGCGGCGGCGGCCACCATGACCGGGCTCATGAGGACGGTGCGGCCCCTGGGGCTTCCCATCCTCCCCTTGTAGTTGCGGTTGGAGCTACTGGCCGCCAGCTCGTCCCCTTCCAGGCGGTCCGGGTTCATGGCCAGGCACATGGAGCAGCCGGGGTTCCGCCACTCAAACCCCGCCTCGCGGAAGACCTCGGCGATGCCCTCCTCCTCCGCCTTTTTAGCCACCCACTCCGAGCCCGGCACCACCAGGGCCCGCACGCCCTTTTTCACCTTGTGCCCCTTGAGGTGGCGGGCCACCTCCCGGAGGTCGGAGAGCCTGGCGTTGGTGCAGCTCCCGATGAAGGCCACCTGGACGGGCACCCCCTTGATGGGCTGGCCGGGCCTGAAGCCCATGTAGGCCAGGGCCTCCTCGGCCACGGCCCTTTCTTCCTCGGGGAGCTCCTCCAGAAGGGGAATCCGCCCGTCCACGGGGATGGCCTGGCCCGGGTTGATGCCCCAGGTGACCGTGGGGGCGATCTCCTCGGCCCGGAAGCTGACCACGTCGTCGTAGGTGGCATCGGGGTCGGAGCGGAAGGAAAGCCAGCGCTTCTTGGCCTCCTCCCACTCAGGCCCCTTGGGGCTATAGGGGCGGCCCTCGAGGTAGGCGAAGGTGGTCTCGTCGGGGTTCACGTAGCCGATGCGGGCCCCGCCCTCAATGGACATGTTGCAAAGGGTCATGCGGCTTTCCATGTCCATGGCCTCCACGGTGCTCCCGCCGTACTCATAGGCGTAGCCCAGGCCCCCCTTGACCCCCAGGGTGCGGATGATGTGGAGGATCACGTCCTTGGCGTAGACCCCGGGGCCTAGCTTTCCGTCCACGTTGATGCGCCGCACCTTGAGCTTCTTGGCGGCCAGGCTCTGGGTGGCGAGGACGTCCCGCACCTGGCTGGTGCCGATGCCGAAGGCCACGGCCCCGAAGGCCCCGTGGGTGGAGGTGTGGGAGTCGCCGCAGGCGATGGTCATCCCGGGCTGGGTGAGGCCCAGCTGGGGGCCGATAACGTGGACGATGCCCTGGTTGCCGCTGCCCAGGTCAAAGAAGGTGATGCCGTGCTCCTTGGTGTTGCGCCTCAGGGCCTCCAGCATGTTCTGGGCCAGAGGGTCCTGGAAGGGCTCGGTGCGGTCGTGGGTGGGGACGATGTGGTCCACGGTGGCGAAGGTGCGGTGGGGATAGCGCACCTTGAGGCCCAGGTCCTTCAGCATCCCGAAGGCCTGGGGGCTCGTGACCTCGTGGAGGAGGTGGAGGTCTATGAAAAGCTGGCTCTGCCCATTCCTGAGCTTTCGCACCTCGTGGGCCTCCCAAACCTTGTCGTAAAGCGTTTTTCCCATGCTCCCTCCCTAGAAAAAACCCCCGGGTTCCTGGGCCCGGGGGAGTGCGGCGCAAAGCCTTTCCCTAAACCGGGCCTGCCCGGTCTAGGGATAGAAGGACCCGCCGCATTGCCCTATAGCCTAAAGGGCCCGGGGCCCAAAGGTCAAGCTTGACGAAAGGGGCCTTCTTGCCTACAATGACCCTTGCGTCTGCCGGGGTGGCGGAATTGGTAGACGCGCACGATTCAGGGTCGTGTGTCCTCGCGGACGTGCGGGTTCAAGTCCCGCCCCCGGCACCAGAAGGCCCCGCTCAAGCGGGGCCCAAGCTTTTGGTTGACGGCTTGGGGCCTTGCCCGTACCCTAGGGGTAATGAAGCGCGTCCTTTCCGGCATCCAGCCCTCGGGGGAGATCCACATCGGCAACTACCTGGGGGCCATCAAGCAGTGGGTGGAGATCGGGGAGAAGCTGGGCCGGGACGCTTTCTTCTGCATCGTGGACTACCACGCCCTCACCAACCCCCTGGCCTACGACCCCGCCACCCTGGCCCAGCGCACCTTTGAGGCGGCCCTGGTCAACATGGCGGCGGGGCTGGACCCCGAGAAGGTGACCCTCTTCGTCCAGTCCCACGTGCCCGAGCACACGGAGCTGGCCTGGGTCTTCACCACCCTCACCCCCCTCGGGGACCTGACCCGCATGACCCAGTTCAAGGACAAGGCGGCCAAACAGGAGACCGTCTGGAGCGGCCTCCTCATGTACCCCGTCCTGCAGGCGGCGGACATCCTCATCTACAAGGCGGACACCGTGCCCGTGGGGGAAGACCAGGTCCAGCACATAGAGCTCACCCGGGAGATCGCCCGCCGCTTCAACGGGCTTTTCGGGGAGACCTTCCCCGAGCCCCAGGCCCTCCTCAACCCCAAGGCCCCCAGGGTCCCGGGCATTGACGGCAAGGCCAAGATGAGCAAGTCCCTGGGCAACACCATCGGCCTTCTGGAGCCCGAGGAGAGCATCTGGGAGAAGATCCGCCACCTCCCCGACGACCCCCAGAGGATCCGCCTCCAAGACCCCGGGGACCCCGAGAGGACCATCGTCTTCACCTACCTCTCCTACTTCGCCCCCGAGGAGGTGGTGGCGGCCCTGAAGGAGGAGTACCGCCGAGCGGGGGTCGGGACCCTGACCGTGAAGCGCATCCTTTTTGAACACCTGATGCGCGCCTTGAGGCCCATTCGGGAACGGGCCGAGGCCCTGAAGCGGGACCCGGACTACGTGATGGACGCCCTCTTGGAGGGCGCCCGCCGGGCCCGAAGCGTCGCCCAGGCCACCATGGAGGAGGTGCGGGAGAAGGTGGGCCTCCTCCTGCCCAGGAAGCGCCCGGTGCTCCGGTGATCCAGATCGCCTTCCCCGGCTTCTCCGGCACCCCCGAGGCCCTGAGGGAGGCCCTGAGGCGGGGCCGGATATCCCCCAGGGCGGTCCCCGTGCTGAAGGTCATTGAGGACGCCCTGGCCCAGCTCCCCCCGTCCCTCAAGGAGAGGAGCGAGGTCCTGCCCATCCTGGCGGAGCTTCTCGTCCTCAAGCTCTCCCCGGAAAGGGCCATGGAGGCCGAGGAGGGCAAGGAAGCCCCCCTGGTCCAGGCCCTTCTGGACCTCTCCGAGACCGTGGCCTTTCTGGAAGCGCGGCTTAAAGCCCGGGCCAGGCTCCTTCCCGTGGCCCCACCCCCCCTCCCCAGGCCCGCCCTCCGGCTTTCCCCCAAGACCCTCTGGCAGGCGGCCAGGCCCTTCCGCCGGGCGGTTCTGGCCCTTCCCCGGGAGACCTTTGGGCTGAAGGAGGCCTGGGAGCGGCTTCGGGGGCTTCTTCGGGGGAGGGCGGTCTTCCAGGCCCTGCCCCTGGGGAGCTGGGGCGAGCGGGCGGTGGCCTTCGCCGCTCTTTTGGAGGCCCACCGCCTGGGCCTCCTTCGCCTCCACCAGGAGGCCCCCTTTGCCCCCCTTCACGTGGAGGTCTTGCAGGAGCGGCAGGAGCTCAGCGCCTAGCGCAGGAAGGTGATGAGGGCCAGCACCGCTGCCAGGGCGGTGAAGTAGAGCATGGCCTTGTTGAAGGCGTTGCCGATCTCGGCCTTCACCTCCTGACGGAGACCGGCCATTTCCTGGCGGAGTCCGGCGATTTCCGCATTCACCGCCTGGCGGAGTCCGGCGACCTCCGCCTTTACCTCCTGGCGGAGGTCGGCGATCTCTGCCTTTACCTCCTGGCGGAGTCCGGCGATCTCCGCCTTTACCTCCTGACGGAGGCCATCGTGTTTTTCTTCTATCTCTCGGCGGAGGGCGCCGAACCTTTCCTCCATTTCCTGGCGGAGGCCCCCGATTTCGGCCCTGACCTCTTGTTGGAGGCCGTTGAACTTCTCCTCCATTTCCTGGCGGAGGCCCCCGATTTCGGCCCTGACCTCTTGTTGGAGGCCGTTGAACTTCTCCTCCATTTCCTGGCGGAGGCCCCCGATTTCGGCCCTGACCTCTTGGCGGAGGCCGTTGAACTTCTCCTCCATCTCCTGGCGAAGGACCCCAATCTCGGCCTTCACCTCCTGGCGGAGACCGGCCATTTCCTGGCGGAGTCCCGCGATCTCCGCTTTAACTTCTTGGCGGAGCCCCGCGATTTCCGCCTTCACCTCCTGGCGCAGGAGGTCCATGCGGTGCTCCAGGGCGGAGACCCTCTCGGGCAGGACCGCCATGACCCCTTCCACAATGCCTTCCAGCTTGTAAAGGCGTTCCTCCGTGGTCATCTAAGCCCAGGATAGCAGAGTAGACTGGAACCATGGGCGAGGCAGCGAAGACGTTGGAGCTTCTGGACGCCGAGGCCTACCTGGCCCTGGAAGAGCGCTCCCCCGTGCGCCACGAGCTCCTCGAGGGCGTGCCCTACGCCATGGCGGGGGCGAGTCTTGCTCACAACCGCATCGTGGGCAACCTCTACGCCCTCCTCAGGCCCGAGGCCCTGGCCAAGGGGTGCCGGATTTACACGGAAA encodes:
- a CDS encoding c-type cytochrome: MKRLLPLLLLFLPALAQGPEALWAKTCAQCHGEKAQGVRPYPGLGEAASLLATPEGRRYLILVVLYGKKGASGLMPGFAQLKDEELAALLNHLMALLKAKGEPFKPEEIKKERGQNLAPDQIKRP
- the ilvD gene encoding dihydroxy-acid dehydratase gives rise to the protein MRSDRIKKGLQQAPARSMLRAVGVGDEDFGRPFVGVVNTFTDGMPCNYHLRELALDLKAGLREAGVFPFEFGAPAISDGISMGTPGMRASLVSREVIADSIELVAQGYLYDGMAVLSACDKTIPGGAMGVIRSGVPGMVLYGGTIAPGEWRGRKLTIVEVFEAVGQRAAGRITDEELLEIERRAIPGPGACGGQYTANTMAMALEVLGLSPMGYNAIPAVHPEKPRTTKEAGRILAWAIEHDWKPQDFLTRRSFLNAIAAVAATGGSTNAVLHLLAMAKEVGVELSLDDFDRVSRKTPVIADLRPWGTYTAWELYEAGGTPLVFKRLLEAGLLFGEEKTLTGRTLAEEVEQAFREAEGQKVVFPVERALKPQGGLVVLRGNLAPRGAVLKLAGTERTYFEGPARVFDSEEEAMAKVLAKEIRPGDVVVIRYVGPKGAPGMPEMLSVTSAIVGEGLGPEVALLTDGRFSGGTRGLMVGHIAPEAFVGGPIALLKEGDRVRIDVENRLLEVLLPEEELARRKESWKPRPPAFRHGVFARYAALVAQADEGAVLETPHAGMGAEGPPRAF
- a CDS encoding SDR family NAD(P)-dependent oxidoreductase, whose protein sequence is MRKTLVLTGASRGIGKALALELAKAGYNLVLNARREAPLLAALEEVRALGARAEMVPGSAGKAEVAEALVAKALELGNFAGFIHNAGVLHPGPLLFELAESLFMEVLEANLIAGYQLARFAYPHLLQRGEGLAVYLGSGAAETNLPGIGAYAVAKAAEEHLAKQLAAEAPEVTCFVYRPGVVETDMQKAAREAQGGGAPVLQRVFRGYREEGRLLTPEEAARALVRLLPRARAFHGKIATWRDA
- a CDS encoding Uma2 family endonuclease translates to MTRHKISLEEFHRMVEAGVFPEDLRLELVEGELVEMSPIGKRHAAKVNRLLALLLPLLQSGKALISPQNPLVVGESELYPDLALLKPRPDFYEERLPEASDALLVVEVADTTLRYDLGTKLPLYARAGVPEVWVVDLEGGRVLVHRKPQGEAYGEVEALGPGEVLEFMGVAVPVEALL
- a CDS encoding Uma2 family endonuclease codes for the protein MIRHRFSAEDFHRMAEAGILSEDDRVELIRGEVVELSPIGKRHAYVLNTLVDLLSALRDQGVLSVQNPLVLFPDTEVYPDLALLQPPRTRYRNRLPEAKDALLVVEVAETSLDHDLKVKLPLYAQAGIPEVLVVDLVRDRVHVFRNPKGEAYQEARVLEDGELEVLSLKVPVKEVLP
- the leuB gene encoding 3-isopropylmalate dehydrogenase; protein product: MRVAVLPGDGIGPEVTEAALRVLKALDEREGLGLTYETFPFGGAAIDGYGEPFPEVTRKGVEAAEAVLLGSVGGPKWDALPRKIRPESGLLALRKSQDLFANLRPAKVFPGLERLSPLKEEIARGVDVLIVRELTGGIYFGEPRGMSEAEAWNTERYSKPEVERVAKVAFEAARKRRRHLTSVDKANVLEVGEFWRKTVEEVHKGYPDVALDHQYVDAMAMHLVKNPARFDVVVTGNIFGDILSDLASVLPGSLGLLPSASLGRGTPVFEPVHGSAPDIAGKGIANPTAAILSAAMMLEHAFGLVELARRVEAAVAKALRETPPPDLGGSAGTQAFTEEVLRHL
- the leuD gene encoding 3-isopropylmalate dehydratase small subunit, translating into MLEKFTVIKGRAVPIRGEDIDTDRIIPARFMKSITFEGLGQYLFYDERFDEAGNPKPHPLNDPRYGGATILLVESGFGSGSSREHAPQAIKRAGFRAIIGESFAEIFFGNAIAIGLPAVTMAPEDLAALFQAVEANPELEVEIDLVNKEVRFGGRTAPLFIREEAREALVEGLWDPIGELLEAGELLDEFDRKLPYPKEAP
- the leuC gene encoding 3-isopropylmalate dehydratase large subunit is translated as MGKTLYDKVWEAHEVRKLRNGQSQLFIDLHLLHEVTSPQAFGMLKDLGLKVRYPHRTFATVDHIVPTHDRTEPFQDPLAQNMLEALRRNTKEHGITFFDLGSGNQGIVHVIGPQLGLTQPGMTIACGDSHTSTHGAFGAVAFGIGTSQVRDVLATQSLAAKKLKVRRINVDGKLGPGVYAKDVILHIIRTLGVKGGLGYAYEYGGSTVEAMDMESRMTLCNMSIEGGARIGYVNPDETTFAYLEGRPYSPKGPEWEEAKKRWLSFRSDPDATYDDVVSFRAEEIAPTVTWGINPGQAIPVDGRIPLLEELPEEERAVAEEALAYMGFRPGQPIKGVPVQVAFIGSCTNARLSDLREVARHLKGHKVKKGVRALVVPGSEWVAKKAEEEGIAEVFREAGFEWRNPGCSMCLAMNPDRLEGDELAASSSNRNYKGRMGSPRGRTVLMSPVMVAAAAVTGEIADAREVFGIGR
- the trpS gene encoding tryptophan--tRNA ligase, which translates into the protein MKRVLSGIQPSGEIHIGNYLGAIKQWVEIGEKLGRDAFFCIVDYHALTNPLAYDPATLAQRTFEAALVNMAAGLDPEKVTLFVQSHVPEHTELAWVFTTLTPLGDLTRMTQFKDKAAKQETVWSGLLMYPVLQAADILIYKADTVPVGEDQVQHIELTREIARRFNGLFGETFPEPQALLNPKAPRVPGIDGKAKMSKSLGNTIGLLEPEESIWEKIRHLPDDPQRIRLQDPGDPERTIVFTYLSYFAPEEVVAALKEEYRRAGVGTLTVKRILFEHLMRALRPIRERAEALKRDPDYVMDALLEGARRARSVAQATMEEVREKVGLLLPRKRPVLR
- a CDS encoding DUF1640 domain-containing protein produces the protein MTTEERLYKLEGIVEGVMAVLPERVSALEHRMDLLRQEVKAEIAGLRQEVKAEIAGLRQEMAGLRQEVKAEIGVLRQEMEEKFNGLRQEVRAEIGGLRQEMEEKFNGLQQEVRAEIGGLRQEMEEKFNGLQQEVRAEIGGLRQEMEERFGALRREIEEKHDGLRQEVKAEIAGLRQEVKAEIADLRQEVKAEVAGLRQAVNAEIAGLRQEMAGLRQEVKAEIGNAFNKAMLYFTALAAVLALITFLR